AATCGCAAAGCGTATGGAGCAGCAGAAGGTGTGCTTCTTGTATCCTCGCTGTGCTCGTGCAGGAAACGCAAATTTCGTGGTCGGCTTTGCCCGAGCAGACGCCTCCGTCCTTGCCGAGGAGGGCGATGGTTTTCAATCCCAGGGCCTTCGCTTTCTCGAGCGCCAGCAGGATGTTCTTGGATTGACCGCTGGAGCTGAATACTACCAGGCAGTCGCCCGTGCGGCCGAAGGCTTCCACCTGCCTTTCGAATACGCGGTCGAACTCGTAGTCGTTGCCGATAGCAGTCAAGTCTCCGCCATGCGCGTTCAGGCATAGAGCCGCGTAGGCGGGACGATCGTTCTTGTAACGCACGACGAGTTCGGTGGTCAGATGGGCGGCTTCCGCAGCGCTGCCACCGTTGCCGCAGGCGAGCAGGCGTCCGCCTGAGCGGAGTGTATTGGCTATGTCATCGGCTGCGTTTTCGGTCGTATCCGAGAAGGCGTTCAGTTGTTGGAGAAGTTCGGCTGCTTCTTGTGTATTTTGTTTTAGGAAACTCATCTTTAAATTCTGCTTCCGTTGTCTAAGTGGCTGACTAATAAGTCTGTGTAGGCAGAGTGATCTTCGACTTATTAAACACACTCTCAGGAATTTATGGCGACACAAATGCAGGGGGCTGCGCCTCGAGTCCCAGTTGAGGTACCCATTGCGTGTATTGCTCCAAATTGAAGGGACGTGGCCCTGCTAAATAATGGTTGTGACCGGTCGACGAGTCCGTCCGCCAATTCAGCAGGTATAGAGCAC
This Verrucomicrobiota bacterium DNA region includes the following protein-coding sequences:
- a CDS encoding SIS domain-containing protein, encoding MCLISRRSLCLHRLISQPLRQRKQNLKMSFLKQNTQEAAELLQQLNAFSDTTENAADDIANTLRSGGRLLACGNGGSAAEAAHLTTELVVRYKNDRPAYAALCLNAHGGDLTAIGNDYEFDRVFERQVEAFGRTGDCLVVFSSSGQSKNILLALEKAKALGLKTIALLGKDGGVCSGKADHEICVSCTSTARIQEAHLLLLHTLCDLVETKLGHE